The DNA sequence ATGGAAGTGCCCACAAACTGGACGGTGTACCCGTCAATGAACTCTCCTCATGGTGAGGAAAAAAGTAAAATCACAGTAAATTGATCCTTGAAAATTAAGAAAAGCCCCGCTTCGCGCAGAAGCGGGGCTTTTTTAGTGTTTGCTATAATTTTCAACAATTCGTGACGTAGCCGCTTAGCTGCCCAGGGCGATGCCCGCGAGGCTTTCCAGTTCCTCCGAGAGGGCCAGCGCTTCAGTCATGGTTTCGCCCCAACAGACCAACCCATGGTTATCCATGAACACGGCCTGAAAATTTTTACTGGCGGTGCCAACGATTCGGCCAAGTTCTTCCGTGCCTGGGGGAAATGACGGAACACGGGTGAGTTTGTTCGCGAATACCTGACCTTCGAACAAGGGGAGATCCAGGAGCGAGGAGTCTTTACGCAGTGATAAACCAATGAGTTTGGGGGGATGGGTGTGGACAATCGCCTGGGCGCGGGGCTGGTTGCGGTAGACCTCAAGATGCACGGCCAATTCCGAGGAGGCCCGCGTGGTCGAGAGGTGTTGCCCGGAGTCCAGATCGATGACGCTTAGATCTTGGGGGTAGAGGTGTCCCTTGGCGCTCCCCGTGGCAGTGATGACAACGCGGTTTCCCTGACGGGAGCTGATATTGCCGTTGAATCCCGAAAAAAGGCCGCGTAGCCATCCATCACGTCCTGCTTCCAGGATGGCCCGTCCCGTCTCGGGGTTGACGAGCGCGGGAAACGCCGGATGATCTGGTTTGGAGGTATTGTCCGGCTTGATGTCGATGACCGGAGTGCCATTGATGACCTCCAGGGGGTGGACTTGGAGTTTCAGACCCTCGCGTTTGATGATTCGGACCGGATGCAATCCTATGGGAGTGGGCCGATCGGGCGAACGGGTCGAAAACACCCCGCGAGGTGGGATGCCACGGTCACCCCGGGGGTGGCACCGAAGGACATTCTGGTCGCCTTGATGCATCCAGGTCACTATCAAAATCGCATCGCCGATTTGCAAGTCCGTGGCGGCGGATTCAAAATGCGGGCTCAATTCAATCCAGACCGGGGGGAGAGTCTGGAGGCCATATTTGGGGCATTCGTCGCGTGTGACCAGGTGGGATTGGACCGTGCCGATGATTTTGGGTTGCATGGCTGTACCTCGTGTCATTCTGTGATTTGTTTCGGAGTGAATCGAATGCGCTGGATGCGACGGCGCTCGACACGTTCCACGGTAAAAATCCCGGCCGGAAGCTCCACGCGGTCTCCGGCTTCCAGCACCCGGCCTGTTTCGGCCAAAAGAAGCCCCGCCATGGTCGTGTATGTTTCATCCTCGGGGAGTTTCAATTTCAAGGTGCGGTTGGCATCGCGGACTGCCAGCATCCCATCCAGGATATAATCCGCTCCATCGCGGATGATTTGGGAGTGGACTTCTTCGTCGTATTCGTCGTTGATCTCGCCAACGATTTCTTCTAGCACGTCTTCCAGGGTGACCATGCCTTCCAGACCACCGTATTCGTCCATGACAAACATAAGGTGGACCCGTGTGCCCTGCATTTGCTTGAGCAGCGGTCCCAGACGTTTCCCCGAGGGGACGAACACGGGCGGATGGAGCAGGGTGGCCATGTCGAAGGCAATGCTTGGGTCCTTGGCCAGGAATGGCTCCATGTCCTGCCGGTAGAGGATACCACGCATGTCATCGAGATCCTCGCCATAAACGGGCAGACGGGAATAGCCTTGGTTGTGAAAGGTATCCAGGACCTGGTCCAGGCTGGCATTCAAGGGCAACGCCACCATTCCCGAGCGGGGGATCATGGCTTCCCGAGCCTCGGTTGTACCGAAGTCGAAAACGCGGTTGATGAGCTTGCGTTTATCTTCCTCAAGCTGACCGCTTTTGTGACTGATGTCGATCAGGTAGCGCAGTTCGTCTTCCGTGTAGACCGAGCCGTGCCCGGCGCTGGCCGGAAAACCTAGGAGTCGGACAGTCCGGGTTCCGGACCAGTCCAGGAGACGGATGGGCCATTGGAAGACGCGGTAGAATATTTCCAAGGGCAGGGCCACGGCCAGGGCTGTTTTTTCGGCGCGTTCCAGTGCGATGGTTTTAGGGGCGAGTTCGCCGAGAACGATATGCAGAAAGGTGATCAGGCTGAAGGCGATGGCAAAGGAGATGGAATGCAGAACTGTCTCCGGTATATAGCCCGCGAGCAACGGCTCGAGGAGCTGGGCTATGGCTGGCTCGCCAATCCAGCCCAGGGCCAGGGAGGACAGAGTGATGCCCAGCTGGGTGGCGGAGATGTACGCGTTGAGATGGTCGATGAGGCGCAGGAGAAGCTTGGCCCGCAGGCTTCCTTGTTCAGCCAGGGTTGCAATTCTGGACCGCCGGACGGCGACCAGGGAAAATTCGGATGCCACGAAAAAACCATTCGCTGAAACCAAGATGAAGACCAGAAGCAAAAAGGCGAGAGAGCGAAGCATGGGTTGTCCTTGTGTCGGGCGCGTTGGTTTGGCGCGGAACAATCAGGGTCGGGTGGATAAGCTGTCACGTGTTTCATGTATCCATCATTTCCAGACTCGGTAAAGCCGTAAAATGGTGCGAATCCGGATTAAAATCGCGTCTTGTTCTTCATGGATTCTTTGGATATTAGTAATTATTTACTGACTTATGCGCATAATCATTGACCGAGGGGGCTGCGTGAAGATTTTTCATCGTATTGTGCTGATCGGGGTCGTGCCATTACTTGCATTTTTAGGCGTGGCTGGTTCGATCATTTTGGAAAAGTACCAGGAGCGGGTCATATTTTTGGGAATGGAGCGCAATATCGCGCTGTTTCAGGCCACTTCGCGGGCCATCGATTGCCTGCAAAAAGAGCGCGGCGGCACGGCTCTGTTTTTGAGCGGTGGCGCGGACGAAAAGATGCTCCAAGCCTTACGCGAGGGGTCCGATGCGGCTTTGCCTGCTTTTCGAGAAGCATTGGAATTTTCAACGCTTCCGGAGAAGGAACGGTTGGCCTGTCTGGAACGTCTTCGGTCTTTGCCTCGGATTCGGTCTTCCTACACTGTTCAGGATGCCAGCCTCAGGGACAAGGCGTTGAATGAGTATACGGCGGTTGTGGCGGCCTTGCTTCATGTCGAGGGCCTCGTTCCCAACACCAAGACTGCCAAGGGATTGGGCAAAGTGCTGGGCTCCCTTGTTATTTTGGAAGTTGCGAAGGAAAGCGCGGGGAAAGTCCGCGCCAATGGCGCCAGTTTGTTGGCCCAGGATCAGCCGTTGACCCAGGACCAGTTCGCCCGATTAGCGCAGCTCAAGGCGGAGGTCGATGTTAATCTCCGTTCTCCGGCTTTGGTTCTTAACGAACAGTCACGGGGGATGTTGCGGGCTTTTCCGGAAACAGAAATCTGGCGGGAAACCGAGGAAATTTTGTCGGCGTTACTCCTTAAGTCCAGCCAAGGCGGTTTTGGGTATTCCGGGAGTCGGTTCTTTGAGGTCATGAGCCACAAAATTGATGATATCCGCGCCATCATTGACAAAGAGAGCCAGTTTGTGGGGGCTCAACTCGAGACCTTGCGGGACGAGGTGAATACAGAGCTCGTTGCGTCCGGAATTTTTATGGGGGTACTGTCTTTTGGGACAATTGCATTGATTATGATTTTTTCCGTCAATATCCTGCGCCGGGTGCGGCTGGTTGTGAACTTGCTCAAGGACATCGCCGAAGGTGATGGCGATCTGACCGCCAGGTTGCCTGAAAATAATGATGAATTGGGAGAGTTGGCTCGTAATTTCAATATATTTGTGGTGCATTTGCAGGATATGATCAAGGAAATTCGTGACAAGGCCGAGTCCCTGTCGTCTTCCGCCGATCAGATGTTGGCCGTGGCCTGTCGCGTTTCCGAGGGCGCTCAAGACACCACTGACCGCTCGTCAATGGTGTCGGCCGCCGCGGAGGAGATGAGCGCCAATACCGCCTCGGTGGCGGCGAGCATGGAACAAACCTCGGGCAATCTGACGTCGGTGGCGTCGGCCGCCGAGGAGATGAGCACGACCATTGGTGATATCGCCGGCAATTCGGAGCAGGCCCGAACCATCAGCGCGGAGGCCGCGGCCAAGGCCCAGGGGATGAGTACGCTCATGAATCAACTGGTGGCGGCGGCGCAGGATATTGGCAAGGTTACTGAAGCCATATCCGCGATTTCCTCGCAAACCAATTTGTTGGCCTTGAACGCGACCATCGAAGCCGCGCGCGCTGGAGAGGCTGGACGCGGTTTTGCCGTTGTTGCCAATGAGATTAAAGAATTGGCCCGCCAAACCACCGACGCCACGGAGCACATTCGTGACCGGGTGAACGGCATCCAAGATGCCACGGACTCGGCCATGCACGTCGTGGAGGGTATTACAAATGTTATTGGCAATGTTGAGGAAATAATTGTCGGGATCGCCCAGGCTATTTCCGAACAAGCCCTAGCAACTCGTGAAATTGTTCAAAATATTGCCGAGGCAACGGCCGGTGTCCAGGAGGTGAATGGCTTGATCGCGGAAAGCGCCACGGTATCCTCGACCATTGCCCATGATATCGCCGAAGTCCATGCGACTTCGGAAAACATGGCTGGAGCCAGTCGCCAAGTCAGTAGTGGCGCCGATGACCTGACCGCCCTGGCAAGTCATTTGGGAACCCTGGTGAATCGTTTTCGGCTTGATGCCTAGCTGGCGTCCTTTGTGTTCCGGAACTCCGTTCGGAGTTCCGGAATTTTCTGGCCACGATCAAGTCGTGGTGTTCGCTTGGTTTGGCGTGTTATTCATCAATATCGATCAAGCCCAATTTCGCCGCGTGACGCACAAATGCCATGGGGCTTTTGATGCCTAGCTTGGTCATGATGGCGTAGCGGTGATTGAGCACGGTCTTGCGGGATACAAAGAGCTTGGTCGCGATTTCGTCGGGCGTCAGCCCTTCGGCCAAAAGCCGCATGACCTGTTGCTCGCGCAGGGAAAGCGAGCCATAGGACGCGTCCACGCTTTTGGCCTTGCGCTCGGATATGCTGCTCAGGCGCCGCAGGACGGATGGCGAAAGGGATCCGTCCAGATATTGGCCTCCGCCTAAAATGGCGTCCAGGGCGTGCATGATCCCCTCGCCTCCCGATTCCTTGGACATGTATCCGCTGGCTCCAGCCTGGAACGCGGCGGTAATGAAATCTATCTTGGTGTGCATGCTCAGGATCAGAATGGCGGCCTCGGGTCGTTCCAACCGAAGTTGCCGGGTCAGTTCGATGCCGCTGCCATCGGGCAGACTGATGTCGATGATGGTCAAATCAGGATCGGTTTTTTGGAACAGAGCCAAGCCTTCGACACAGGTTCCGGCTTCCCCCACCA is a window from the Deltaproteobacteria bacterium genome containing:
- a CDS encoding tRNA (N6-threonylcarbamoyladenosine(37)-N6)-methyltransferase TrmO, translated to MTRGTAMQPKIIGTVQSHLVTRDECPKYGLQTLPPVWIELSPHFESAATDLQIGDAILIVTWMHQGDQNVLRCHPRGDRGIPPRGVFSTRSPDRPTPIGLHPVRIIKREGLKLQVHPLEVINGTPVIDIKPDNTSKPDHPAFPALVNPETGRAILEAGRDGWLRGLFSGFNGNISSRQGNRVVITATGSAKGHLYPQDLSVIDLDSGQHLSTTRASSELAVHLEVYRNQPRAQAIVHTHPPKLIGLSLRKDSSLLDLPLFEGQVFANKLTRVPSFPPGTEELGRIVGTASKNFQAVFMDNHGLVCWGETMTEALALSEELESLAGIALGS
- a CDS encoding HlyC/CorC family transporter; the encoded protein is MLRSLAFLLLVFILVSANGFFVASEFSLVAVRRSRIATLAEQGSLRAKLLLRLIDHLNAYISATQLGITLSSLALGWIGEPAIAQLLEPLLAGYIPETVLHSISFAIAFSLITFLHIVLGELAPKTIALERAEKTALAVALPLEIFYRVFQWPIRLLDWSGTRTVRLLGFPASAGHGSVYTEDELRYLIDISHKSGQLEEDKRKLINRVFDFGTTEAREAMIPRSGMVALPLNASLDQVLDTFHNQGYSRLPVYGEDLDDMRGILYRQDMEPFLAKDPSIAFDMATLLHPPVFVPSGKRLGPLLKQMQGTRVHLMFVMDEYGGLEGMVTLEDVLEEIVGEINDEYDEEVHSQIIRDGADYILDGMLAVRDANRTLKLKLPEDETYTTMAGLLLAETGRVLEAGDRVELPAGIFTVERVERRRIQRIRFTPKQITE
- a CDS encoding HAMP domain-containing protein; translation: MRIIIDRGGCVKIFHRIVLIGVVPLLAFLGVAGSIILEKYQERVIFLGMERNIALFQATSRAIDCLQKERGGTALFLSGGADEKMLQALREGSDAALPAFREALEFSTLPEKERLACLERLRSLPRIRSSYTVQDASLRDKALNEYTAVVAALLHVEGLVPNTKTAKGLGKVLGSLVILEVAKESAGKVRANGASLLAQDQPLTQDQFARLAQLKAEVDVNLRSPALVLNEQSRGMLRAFPETEIWRETEEILSALLLKSSQGGFGYSGSRFFEVMSHKIDDIRAIIDKESQFVGAQLETLRDEVNTELVASGIFMGVLSFGTIALIMIFSVNILRRVRLVVNLLKDIAEGDGDLTARLPENNDELGELARNFNIFVVHLQDMIKEIRDKAESLSSSADQMLAVACRVSEGAQDTTDRSSMVSAAAEEMSANTASVAASMEQTSGNLTSVASAAEEMSTTIGDIAGNSEQARTISAEAAAKAQGMSTLMNQLVAAAQDIGKVTEAISAISSQTNLLALNATIEAARAGEAGRGFAVVANEIKELARQTTDATEHIRDRVNGIQDATDSAMHVVEGITNVIGNVEEIIVGIAQAISEQALATREIVQNIAEATAGVQEVNGLIAESATVSSTIAHDIAEVHATSENMAGASRQVSSGADDLTALASHLGTLVNRFRLDA
- a CDS encoding response regulator transcription factor, translating into MGEPKRVLLVEDHPLYRDGLKVQLAARTGISVVGEAGTCVEGLALFQKTDPDLTIIDISLPDGSGIELTRQLRLERPEAAILILSMHTKIDFITAAFQAGASGYMSKESGGEGIMHALDAILGGGQYLDGSLSPSVLRRLSSISERKAKSVDASYGSLSLREQQVMRLLAEGLTPDEIATKLFVSRKTVLNHRYAIMTKLGIKSPMAFVRHAAKLGLIDIDE